The Pseudomonas allokribbensis genome has a window encoding:
- a CDS encoding DUF2388 domain-containing protein, translating into MMRLKLAVATLALLSLPVGSAMADSFWRNVISSGATTGSTYLTFKDHKLIVAAQDDAGSFVASDGGIRGPYLEAAMQKVRADNPGLQATDMELANAILAKNAVASE; encoded by the coding sequence ATCATGCGTCTCAAACTTGCTGTCGCCACCCTCGCCCTGCTGTCCCTTCCCGTTGGTTCAGCGATGGCCGACAGCTTTTGGCGTAACGTCATTTCGTCCGGCGCCACCACTGGCTCGACGTACCTGACCTTCAAGGATCACAAGCTGATCGTCGCCGCCCAGGATGACGCCGGCAGTTTCGTTGCCAGCGATGGCGGCATCCGTGGCCCGTACCTGGAAGCCGCCATGCAGAAAGTCCGCGCCGACAACCCGGGCCTGCAAGCGACGGACATGGAACTGGCGAACGCGATCCTGGCGAAGAACGCCGTAGCATCGGAATAA